In Rhipicephalus microplus isolate Deutch F79 chromosome 7, USDA_Rmic, whole genome shotgun sequence, one genomic interval encodes:
- the LOC119179219 gene encoding BTB/POZ domain-containing protein 6 → MAIVAAVAPTAFDYRNIRSMSRNICSYSYPCPPFHAEEVIKEAATGAEVFSFTECLDSGDLADVEIVVDSSHFPGTKATFKAHKMILALQNEVFKVMFYGDFAKEDRIVITGLHPEGVRGLLSGCLEVANVHQALCMRTAAAKYLVPKLEERCVSFVKGHMKLDDVCPLLNYVFTIGEEDLLDHASTFIIQDTLRVISSSKITSSTEITVRFILRHATNVPEVSMVTAVYKWSLDQALSRVTENDQQPVVRAIMLPFFLELRFLALTSKEFVKGPLAWNIFTTTEALPLLSNIVKEGSMTMPQGFFQIREARGHAPKKCLVNKECQRPNGLA, encoded by the exons atggccattgttgctgctgtggctcccactgctttcg ATTACCGGAACATTCGTAGCATGTCAAGAAATATTTGCAGTTACTCCTACCCGTGTCCGCCCTTCCATGCCGAGGAAGTTATCAAAGAGGCTGCGACGGGTGCCGAG GTGTTTTCCTTTACCGAATGTCTGGATTCCGGTGACCTCGCCGACGTGGAGATCGTGGTGGATAGTTCCCATTTCCCGGGCACAAAGGCGACCTTCAAGGCTCACAAGATGATCCTGGCTTTGCAGAATGAAGTGTTCAAGGTCATGTTTTATGGTGACTTCGCCAAAGAGGACCGCATAGTGATCACTGGCTTGCACCCGGAAGGCGTCAGAGGCCTCTTGAG CGGATGTCTGGAAGTGGCTAACGTGCATCAGGCCCTGTGCATGCGCACCGCCGCTGCCAAGTATCTCGTCCCTAAACTGGAAGAGAGATGCGTGTCATTCGTGAAAGGCCACATGAAGCTGGACGACGTGTGTCCTCTCCTGAACTACGTTTTCACCATAGGTGAAGAAGACCTGCTTGACCACGCCAGCACATTCATCATTCAGGACACTCTCAGGGTGATTAGCTCTTCGAAGATCACCTCTTCTACCGAGATCACCGTAAGATTCATCCTCCGCCACGCGACCAATGTTCCAGAGGTATCAATGGTGACAGCAGTGTACAAGTGGTCGCTTGATCAGGCACTGTCACGCGTCACGGAGAACGATCAACAGCCCGTCGTTCGCGCTATTATGCTGCCGTTTTTTCTCGAGCTGCGCTTCCTTGCACTGACGTCCAAAGAGTTTGTCAAAGGTCCTCTGGCGTGGAATATCTTCACCACGACCGAAGCCCTACCCTTATTGAGCAACATCGTCAAAGAAGGCTCGATGACCATGCCACAAGGATTTTTCCAGATCAGGGAGGCTCGTGGGCACGCTCCTAAAAAATGCCTGGTCAACAAAGAGTGTCAGCGTCCAAATGGTCTTGCATGA